The DNA sequence CCAGGGAGAGGTCGCGGATGGAGGGTATATCGTCGTCAGCATGCCCCGGGAGACCGTCATCCAGCTGACGAACCGGATGCTCGGCACCACGGATGCCGATCGCGAGATCAACGAGATGGACCAGAGCGCCGCAATCGAGATCGGGAACATCATGATATCCGCGTTTCTCGATGCGACCGCCGAACTGCTGGATATCGTCATGCTGCCGTCTCCCCCGGCGCTGGCCATCGATATGGCGCATGCTGCCTTTGAATCCATCATCGCGCAGATGGCCGGCGACGTGAACGACGTCCTGATCTTCAACACCGAGCTCACGAGCGAGGCGCCGCCCGTCTACGGAGGCATCTACCTGCTGCCGAACGCCGAACTCATGCAACAGTTATTCCTCATGCTGAAACGCCTGATGGAACCACTCCCATAACCAGCCTTCGGGATATACCATGGAGAACAATTTTTTTGGTGAAGAGACGGCAGTAATCCTTGGTATGGGTGAACTCAGGGTCGGGACGTGCCCGATGGGGACAATCGGGCTCGGCTCCTGCATCGCGCTCATCCTGCACGACCAGCGGAGGTCTCTTGCGGGGCTCGCCCATATCATGCTCCCCGAAAGCCACGGGAACACCGACCGGCCCGGTAAGTTTGCCGATACCGCCATAAGCGTCCTCCTCGAGGAGATGGAGAAGTTCGGAAGCACGAAGTTCTCGATCGCCGCAATCGTCGTCGGGGGTGCGAAGATGTTTCAGTTCTCGGCCGACTCCTTAAATATCGGCGAGCGAAACGCTGCCGTGGTGAAGGACCTGCTGCAGGAACAGGGCATCCGGATCGAGTACGAGGAGATCGGCGGAAAGGTTGGGCGATCCGTGTACTACTGGCCGGAGAAGAAGGGTCGCCTCATCATCAAGAGGGCGGACGGAACATGCATCGCGCTCTGATACTCTTTGTGGCCGCGGCATCCCTCTTATTCCCTCTCTCATCAGCGATTTACATCGAAGTACCCGATTATAATTCAGGCATCGCATCCGCCGGCGTGAAGGAGGCGATCAATGGCCGGTACGGGGACGTCATCTTTGCGACCGACAGCGGCATCTCCGTGCATACGGCAAACGGCACCTGGTATTCGGTCAATGCGAGGCATCCGGGAGAGACGGTCTACGGCCGGCTCGCGCCCCTCGAAACCATGGTGACCGCGGTCGCCCTCGACGCGGAAGGCCACCTCTGGATAGGGTATCCGGGCGGGCTGCAGATCGGAGACGGGACGGGCTATCGGACCATCACGGACCTGCAGTTCCTCAAGAACCGCAACATCAACTGCATGATACGGTGGGGGGACGAGATGTGGATTGCCACCGGTCGGGCGGGCCTCCACCGATACCATGGCGATGACTGGACGTGGTATAAGCCGCTCGGGCCCGAAGGTCTCGGGTGCCATACCGTTGTGAGCATGGCGGTCGATGCCGCGAGCGATGCGCTCGTCATCGGGTCCGAGAACGACGGGATCCGGGTGCTCGGGAACAGGACCGGGGAGGTTCGCTTCGAGCAGGTCACCTACCGCGACGATCCGCTTCGCGGGATCTCCGAGGTGCGGGTCGACCCGTTCGGGGGCGTGTACCTCTTCAACCGCACCACGGTCCTCCGGTATACCCCTGACGGGGGAGTTACCCCGGTCCTCGGCGCCGGGGACCTGAGCACGTTCCCGGTCACGATCAACGATGTCGCGGCAACACCGGAGGGGATGCTGCTTATTGCGTCCGACAACGGGATATACGGGTGGAACTCATCGGGTGTCGCCCTGCATATCATGTCGGGGGACGGCCTTCGCTCGAACTTTGTCAAGAAGCTCTTCATCGATGCAGACGGACGGTGCTGGTTCGTCGTTCCCGGGAACGTGGGCTACATCCCGCCGATGACGGACTCCGCCACCCTCGATCTCTCCGCCGTCCCGGTGCAGACGCCGGAGGTCGCCGGGACTGTCTCCGGCAGTGCCCCGGCGCCGGAGGAGACGCCCGGAGAGCCCGCCGGGCTGCTCGATGGAGTATGGGCTTTTTTTGAAGGGTGGATCGGCGCG is a window from the Methanoculleus oceani genome containing:
- a CDS encoding chemotaxis protein CheC — translated: MELDAIQKDALAEFGNIGAAHAATTLSQMLMSPIEMTVPEVQAVDIAELHNYISNEISAVVVFQIQGEVADGGYIVVSMPRETVIQLTNRMLGTTDADREINEMDQSAAIEIGNIMISAFLDATAELLDIVMLPSPPALAIDMAHAAFESIIAQMAGDVNDVLIFNTELTSEAPPVYGGIYLLPNAELMQQLFLMLKRLMEPLP
- a CDS encoding chemotaxis protein CheD, whose amino-acid sequence is MGELRVGTCPMGTIGLGSCIALILHDQRRSLAGLAHIMLPESHGNTDRPGKFADTAISVLLEEMEKFGSTKFSIAAIVVGGAKMFQFSADSLNIGERNAAVVKDLLQEQGIRIEYEEIGGKVGRSVYYWPEKKGRLIIKRADGTCIAL